The Methanosphaera stadtmanae DSM 3091 genome includes a window with the following:
- a CDS encoding DUF3427 domain-containing protein: MKLVLNNPEYNVKVLTTIQNELQKCEEFYIAVAFITESGITPLLQNLKELEQKNVKGKILTTDYLAFSQPKALKRLNNLSNIEVRLYQVTDSYGFHPKGYIFKNTNYYNILIGSSNLTQKALTVNMEWNILTEYRENNEIVSDLSNSFIKYWNKSRNIDECIDEYEAYYNESNKHTYYPKKEIKDEFKPNSMQKQFIDNFLETIKTHTRGLLISATGTGKTYASAFALREINPRKILFLVHREQIAKQAMNSYKNVFKNRSYGLFTGTSKDYDADFIFSTIQTMSQEKYYSRYEKDEFDIIVIDEVHHAGAPSYQEIMNYFTPKFYLGMTGSPDRSDEFDIYDLFDHNIIYEIRLKKALEENILCDFHYFGINNPVDDNYLSEGYVDEIIENIEYYGFNGNRVKGLVFCNNVDNAKVLSDMFNMRGYNTISLSGNNTQDEREDAINRLVSDDIDNTLDYIFTVDIFNEGVDIIEINQIVMLRPTQSSIVFIQQLGRGLRKHSNKEYVVVLDFIGNFDTNYMIPIALSDDRTYNKDTIRKFMFDSNNLLPGASTISFDRISKEKIYHSIDNATINSISFLRNKYMNFKKKIGRIPLLIDFYNYDELDAMFIIKYMKEKLPSKKKAYPVLLSKLDKSFNNSLCEDEILYLEFLSLKIANGKRPHELIILRELIENRQISIYDVNNILENNYSLTDNALSIKSAIKILSVSYYKKMERTKYSRVKLLEVNNNILFIHENFRKLLENEIFKKFIYDIIDIGFKEYDLKYRNPSCTPFKLYEKYSREDVSRLLNWPENESTTIFGYRTVADFKGNLSCPMFVTYNKNEDISQSIQYEDKFIDNTTMYWMSKHNKTLESEDVKTIINYRDNNLKMYLFIKKSDSEDEQYFYYVGEVIPKEYIPTCDKLGNDIVRFTLKLNTSLRDDIYEYLVN, translated from the coding sequence ATGAAATTAGTTCTAAATAATCCTGAATATAATGTTAAAGTATTAACAACAATTCAAAATGAATTACAGAAATGTGAAGAATTTTATATTGCAGTAGCATTCATTACAGAAAGTGGAATTACACCACTACTACAAAATCTTAAGGAATTAGAACAAAAAAATGTTAAAGGTAAGATCTTAACAACAGATTATCTAGCATTTAGTCAACCGAAGGCTTTAAAAAGATTAAATAATTTAAGTAATATTGAAGTTAGACTATATCAAGTAACTGATAGTTATGGATTTCATCCAAAAGGATATATTTTTAAAAATACCAATTACTATAACATTCTAATAGGTAGTTCTAATCTAACACAGAAGGCATTAACTGTTAATATGGAATGGAATATATTAACAGAGTATAGGGAAAATAATGAAATAGTATCTGATTTATCAAATTCATTTATAAAATATTGGAATAAATCAAGAAATATAGATGAATGTATTGATGAATATGAAGCATATTATAATGAGAGTAATAAACATACATATTATCCTAAAAAAGAAATTAAAGATGAATTTAAACCTAATTCTATGCAAAAACAATTCATAGATAACTTTTTAGAAACTATAAAAACACATACAAGAGGATTACTTATAAGTGCAACAGGTACTGGTAAAACATATGCCTCAGCATTTGCACTAAGAGAAATTAATCCTAGAAAAATATTATTCTTAGTACATAGGGAACAAATAGCTAAACAAGCAATGAACTCATATAAGAATGTCTTTAAAAATAGAAGTTATGGACTTTTCACAGGTACTTCTAAGGATTATGATGCAGACTTTATATTCAGTACCATACAGACTATGAGTCAAGAAAAGTATTATTCTAGATATGAAAAAGATGAATTTGACATAATTGTTATTGATGAAGTTCATCATGCAGGAGCACCAAGTTACCAGGAAATTATGAATTATTTTACTCCAAAATTCTATTTAGGCATGACTGGTTCTCCAGATCGTAGTGATGAATTTGATATCTATGATCTTTTTGATCATAATATTATATATGAAATTAGATTAAAAAAGGCTTTAGAAGAAAATATACTTTGTGATTTTCATTATTTTGGAATAAATAATCCTGTGGATGATAATTATTTATCAGAAGGATATGTTGATGAAATTATTGAAAATATTGAATATTATGGTTTTAATGGAAATAGAGTAAAGGGATTAGTTTTTTGTAATAACGTGGATAATGCTAAAGTTTTATCAGATATGTTTAATATGCGTGGATATAACACTATAAGTCTTAGTGGAAATAATACTCAGGATGAACGTGAAGATGCTATTAATAGACTTGTTAGTGATGATATAGATAATACTCTTGATTATATATTCACTGTTGATATTTTTAATGAGGGTGTTGATATTATTGAAATTAATCAAATTGTAATGTTAAGACCTACACAATCAAGTATAGTATTTATCCAACAGTTGGGTCGTGGTCTTAGAAAACATTCAAATAAGGAGTATGTTGTTGTTCTTGATTTTATTGGAAATTTTGATACTAACTACATGATTCCCATTGCCCTATCTGATGATAGAACATACAATAAAGATACTATTCGTAAATTCATGTTTGATTCTAATAATCTACTTCCTGGAGCTTCAACAATTAGCTTTGATAGAATTTCAAAGGAAAAGATTTATCATTCAATTGATAATGCAACTATTAACAGTATTTCCTTTCTAAGAAATAAGTATATGAATTTTAAAAAGAAGATTGGTAGAATTCCATTATTAATTGATTTTTATAATTATGATGAACTTGATGCAATGTTTATTATTAAATATATGAAGGAAAAACTACCCTCAAAAAAGAAGGCATATCCAGTTTTATTATCTAAACTAGATAAGAGTTTTAATAATAGTTTATGTGAAGATGAAATTCTATATTTAGAATTTCTATCACTAAAAATAGCTAATGGTAAACGTCCACATGAATTAATTATATTAAGGGAATTAATTGAAAATAGACAAATTAGTATATATGATGTTAATAATATCTTAGAAAATAACTACTCCTTAACAGACAATGCTCTTAGTATAAAAAGTGCTATTAAAATTCTTAGTGTATCCTATTATAAGAAGATGGAACGTACAAAGTATTCTAGGGTAAAACTTTTAGAAGTTAATAATAACATATTATTTATTCATGAAAACTTTAGAAAATTACTAGAAAATGAAATATTTAAGAAATTTATTTATGATATTATTGATATTGGATTTAAAGAATATGATTTAAAATATAGAAACCCTAGTTGTACTCCATTTAAGTTGTATGAAAAATATTCAAGAGAAGATGTGTCTCGTCTTTTAAATTGGCCAGAAAATGAGTCAACAACGATTTTTGGTTATAGAACTGTGGCAGATTTTAAGGGAAATTTATCATGTCCCATGTTTGTAACATATAATAAAAATGAGGATATTTCACAATCCATACAATATGAGGATAAATTCATTGATAATACGACTATGTATTGGATGAGTAAACATAATAAGACTTTAGAATCTGAGGATGTTAAAACAATTATTAATTATAGGGATAATAATCTTAAAATGTATTTATTTATTAAAAAAAGTGATTCTGAAGATGAACAATACTTCTATTATGTTGGAGAAGTTATACCTAAAGAGTATATTCCAACATGTGATAAACTAGGTAATGATATTGTACGTTTTACTCTTAAATTAAATACATCTCTACGTGATGATATTTATGAGTATTTAGTAAATTAA
- a CDS encoding ferredoxin — protein sequence MVEIVLDRDECTSCGNCVEVDDSLFTFDSDDKATMIGSERDDGMEEIEVDDPTKYQEAADKCKGECIEVYD from the coding sequence ATGGTAGAAATAGTATTAGATAGAGATGAATGTACAAGTTGTGGAAATTGTGTGGAAGTAGATGATTCACTATTTACATTTGATTCAGATGATAAAGCAACAATGATAGGTTCAGAAAGAGACGATGGAATGGAAGAAATAGAAGTAGATGATCCAACCAAATACCAAGAAGCAGCTGATAAATGTAAAGGTGAATGTATAGAAGTATATGATTAA